The stretch of DNA GAAGGTTATATTCAGCAGCAACCATTCCCTGATTTGAGCAATTTACTGTATGCTTTTTTATATGGTAATAGCTTATACTGTTGTATTTTACACATGAATCTTTATATCTATCACCTTTTTAATAACCATTAAGTTCAGCACTTGGAAATATTTTCAAGTATACAAATCCAGTGATTAGTttctatcataaaaaaaaaaaaaatcatagcaCTAGATGTTTCCGTTTTATACGTGTCACATACGAATACTTAGGATAGATCATATTCAGAGTTGAGTTGTATCTTTGCTATTACCTACAAGCTAAAGCAGTGCCAAATATGTTGATTTGACAATGTGGAAGTTTTTCTTTGTTCTTGCAGGACCTCAAAATTTGTAACAGATGCAGATTTGAAGTTTTTAATTGAGACTTTGGATGAGAAACTCAATGAGAGTGATAAATGGGAGGATGTTATAGATAAAAGAAATCAGCAACTATGCTACACTGCGAACTTGGTCTTTTTGCTATAATTGTTATCATAACATGTTGCTTTCATAAATGTTATGCATCTGATGATCTGAAGTTTAGGATGTTTTAATTGTTATATGGTGAGTAATGCTTCTCTAGGTGTTTCTTCGTTTTCTCTCTTGCACAATGTGCTGTCTGGCACAGACAAACACAAATGCCGAATCAATCCATCCTCTAGAGCATTTTATCTTCTATGttgcatatttatttttcaGTAGTGGCAACTTAGTATGTACACCAGCTTCAAGAAGAGTAAAATATTGATTCTCTCTTTCTTGCACAATTTTGtctgtaattaattaattgatagtTATAAGAGGTTACATCTTTTTCCTGGGTTCGCCTTCCAGCCTGTGATTTCAACTGTGGGTTGTTACTTCTATATGCTTAGGGTGACAGAGCTTTGAACATGATCTATAAACTACATAGTTGTTTCTATTGGTCTTGCAGAATGGTCCTCTGAAATATTTGAGCGTGACTATATTCAATGATATTTCCTCTGAGATGCTAAGAAACTTCTATATGGACAATGATTACAGAAAGCAGTGGGATAAGACCGTGTTTGAGTATAATCAACTGCAGGCTTATGAATCTAAGGGTGTTGAAGTTGGCCGTACAGTTAAGAAGTTCCCACTTTTGAGGCCTAGAGAATATGTGCTATCTTGGAAATTGTGGGAGGGACAGAATAAAACTTTCTattgttttatgaaggtaataaACCCATTTGTCAATTTGCTCATAGTGGTGTAAATTGTTGCTTTCTAGATACTTGTTAGCTCTTCATAGTGTTACAGTACCCATAAtttagcaattgcattcatatgTGGATGTTGCAGATATACCTCTCCTATCCCATATCTCTCAACTCGTTTTGGCTTCCTATCCTGTGACAGGGAAAATTGTATAGGGAAAGTAACAATCAAGTTCTTAGAAAATTTCTTGGATGAGAAGTTACAGATTATATATAACATAGAAGACATTGCTGTTTGTATGTTATATTATCCAGTAATAATTATCAACATGTATATTCCTCTCTTTTCTGTTTATCTAGATATTTATtagtcttttgttttttttttgaaatatttgctCATCAAATTGTTCTAATATCTTGTTCCCTACATGTTTAGCTAGAAGCTTCAAATCATTGAATGACTTTCATATTTAGTTTGGTGTATGTTGGCAAACACTTGATATCTTTCAGGTGTTTtgtgtatattttattatttagccAACTGGTAGGGTTCCTATTTGAAATCTATCCTCTAATAATGATAATTGCAAGGGAAATAGTACAGCGACAGAGCATATTGAAAGTCAGtagaaattttattcattttgggatttcttattttatgctttTAAGATGCTTAATGCCTTCAACATCTCCTCATGCAatcaatattattttcttattttccaTATTTGCTTTTGTTAGGAATGTGAGCATCCTTTGGCACCTCGGCAGAAAAAATATGTGCGTGTTGAGCTTTTTAGATCTGGCTGGCGGATAAGAGAAGGTAGGTAGCTGGTTAAACcggaaaattgaaaagaaaaaaagaacaaatcCTCCATAGTGATTTTCCTTTCTTAATGTCTGCTTCTCACACAAATGTTTGTTACCTCTTAGCGTGTTATGTCTTCATAAAATTTGCTCTAAATTGAACAATATATCATGACAACCTATCTCCACATATTTGTACGTAGTATACCATGAAAAATTTTGCATTGCTAAACCGCTGATATACTTGTGCAATGTTTTACttttaattcattatttatGAACAATGAATAAGTGAATTCTTAAGTATAAGTTTTATGATTTCCATTTCTGGGATTACAGTACCTGGTAGAAATGCCTGTGAGATCACAATGCTTCATCAAGAAGATGCTGGTTTGAATATGGAGATGGCAAAGGTGGCTTTTTCCAAGGGCATATGGAACTATGTGTGCAAGATGGATAGTGCTCTTAGAAGATACTCTGTTGTAAGCTGTCATTTATCAAGTTCAGTTGCCATTTCGGTTAGTTTAATGCAGAAGGTCAGTACTGTTAGTTTCACTTAAAATTACGGGAATATTTCTTGATGCAAGTTTGCTTTATACGTTAAAATGTAATGACCCAGCATGCTTGTTATAGTACCATCCATCTGTTCTAACTTTGTGCTTCGATAGATTTCTCTGATGGTTTATTGTGTAATAGTGGAAAATCAACTATAGGCAGGAGAAAAATGAGAAGATTTACAAATCCAGCACTGATTCTTTGGATATGATGAAGCTTTTTAACCTCTATCTTGTTTCGAGAATTTCTTGCATACAGACCTCTTATACAGACCTCTTTGGATATGACGTGTAGGTACCGCCATGCTTGGAACCTATAACTAGCAACATATCCGGAGCTCATTCTGGTACCCTCCAGTTCCATGATCAGGCCGCTGATGAATCTCGAGTGCGGATGATCTCAAGGTGGTCATCAAGAAAGTTGCTGGCCAATAGTATACTGATTCTAGGGGGTGCTTTCTGCTTGTCTCGGGGTCACTCTAGCCTCGGTGCTAAAGTTGTCATGGCATACATCTTAACCAAACTTACTAAGCGCGGCGGTGGACCTAAAACAAATCAATCCAAGCAAAGTTGAGGGTCATAGTTATACGCATATACAATGATAATGGTAAATTACAgattgttttctttattttcaacttttatGTATAAAGGTTCATTTTCAATACATAATCGCTTCAAATTTCGGTAGGATGAAGAagattaaaaaacaaataaataaaacccAACCATGACCGACCTTGAAGATAATCTGGTAGCAACATTTGTTAAGCTATTTTCACTTGGTTAATTGTTTCACACGAATCTTCTATTTATTCAAGTTCTAtcttaattctaatatttaaaaccatttctattttctaaattttaatatctatTAATAGGGTTAAGTCCAATTATATTCATTACATCATGTTTTTTTAAGACAACTTTTACCCTTAAGCCAGTGAAATGGAAACatgatttcttttttgttttaaatacaattaatatacaaaaatgaaaatttggACTCCACCAGGATTCCatgattcaaaataaaaaatgagtatTGTTATACATCCtagttttttaataaattaaatttaactaaattaaataataaaacttaaaataatactagttataacttataaatgatttgttttgttttgtcaacttggttgaatttaaataacaaaaagatTTATTTAGATTCATAGTATTATTCACAAAAATTGGCCTATATCACACGATCTAATTTGTGCAATAATTATTGGTCTAAAGTGGGCTAGGTCCAATGGAATGAAGGGCATGGTTCCAATGGTAACCCTAGCCCACAGCTTGCTCTAGCTTGGCTGAGTCAATCCTCCAAGTGCAGCAGCGAGGTCTCCCCCTCCCCTGCGACTGAATTCGCTGTGAAGGACCAGCTGCCGGCCGCCAATTTAGAGACATCCAAGGTCCCTGCCAATTTGATtataatatctattaatattttttttaataaatacttgaATTTAGTGAGTTATGTTAAAAAATGgggagaattttttttttaattcttgggGATTGATTTGGGTAATTATTCAATCGAAAAATAAACTGAAGATTGATTTGTCTGccgaaataaaattttagagatgtttttgtatattaatttttttgagacTAAAATATTTGCTTCTAAAATTTTTGCAAACTGATTTGAGTAATTacgctattttttatttttttcagaattttatgattttttaaaggtttaattattctgctgatatttataattttatcaaattttcaattaggtttttctatattttttttcacatactgtttttaatttgtaattaaatcgttttcatgttaaaaatattaaaattaatagaatatttttttcaaaatacatGTGGTCAAAGATctaattatgtttttaattatgaatactatcaatttgcaaaaaaaattcaattacactcatattttttatactaaaaaatacctaattataaaattaaaagtaatacaagaatctaattaaaaagaaaaaatatacagagatctaattacaaatttagtaaaattatgaGTActtatagaataattaaatatttttaaataattatccatatattttaaaaaaatatatgtataaatattatTAGGGTCGACTACATAGATCAAACCACGTTATTGTGTTTTATCAGGTATGTCACAGTGAGCCCGTTGATATGTTATTCTTCTTTGATCATCTCATGTATAGTCTTTATGGTAGTGATAGAGACGAAAAAACTGAGAcggagagacagagactaagagacagagattgaaataaatttcagtattctatttagtgcaaaattggagacaaaaattgaaacaagaatgaaactctaatttaatttgcacgaaaggtaaaattagaattaattaattgaaatgaaggtaatttaggtataaaatgttattaaagtttcagtctccatctttaaaaattttagtcccctGTGTCTtcactttttggaggtactgaaatactgaaattttagtaccagtctctgaactaacaaacatgatactgagtCTCAATTTTTGGGTCTTTgtctcagtacctcaaaacaaataCTACCTATATGTATTCTTTTACTAATTGTCACGTGTTCACTTTCCATCTCATCTACCTTTTTAATTGGTATTCTGTCAATCTTTTTTACATGTCCAAAATTACCTGAAACGAGattctatcatttttttttgcaatatGTTCCATTCTAACTTTTTCCGTATATCTCATTTCTTATTTTGTGGTTGTTTAtctatttcaatatttttatctctgTCATACttaatttatgtttatgttCACTATTTGCCGCCTAACACTTTGTTCTATATATCATAGCTGGTCGAACGACattgtaataaaatttttctttaagttttaaagatattttttgtcgTATATAAAATCAGATGCAATTCGTATTTTAACCAATCTTCTTGTATCCTGATGTTTtatattcttgttaatttttttattattctatatgATACATCCAAGATATTTAAAACACTTACTTGCCGTAAGATTGTTTCTTCAATTTTTACTTATGCGTTATTATTTTCCCCTTGCCTACTATATTTGCATTCTATATATACTGTCTTAGTGCGATTTATGCTAAAACTTTTATCCCTCTACAGCTCATCTCCATAACTCTAACTTCTCATTTaaatcttctattatttttcccAGGCAGGACAATGCCATCAACAAAaaacatgcaccatggcacTGATATGTTCGGTAAGTACCTCCAAAACTAATGTGAAAAAAATATGGGTTTAGAGATAATTCTTGTTGCACTCTTACACTAATAGAAAATTCTTGTGTCATATTACCTTGAGTTTTCATACTAATTATAACCACATCGTACATATCCTTAATTGTACGAATATATGATGATATAGATGTTATACTTCGTCCACTATCCCTATAACCTCGGCCAGAGTAACAAACTCGAAAATAAAGAAGTCAAACAAAGATATCACAGCAGCAACCAACAATATGCACGGCAATATATTCCTTCCGCATAATGTGAAAAGATACCAACCCAAACTCACTTCCTTCTCTATAAAGACAAACGAGGAGGGCGCAACGAAGGCAGAACACACATAgcaatttatttaatattatttagtagtctttttaatattttaaatactaacTTGAATGTCGGAATACTTTCGGTAGGTATTCCACCCTTTAGTGTTCATCTGGACCGACAAACAGTTTCACCAGCATTTTTCAAAGGACGGAAAGAAGGTTCTATAATTCGGTTACATTCTCAAGACAAGAACATATCCAATTcttattctctcttttttttttcaaaattttctataaaacttCTCTTGATATTCTATAATatgtttttttcaaattaataaatACGATATTATTTTGCcacttaaaagaaaaaaatttgtatttttgacATCCTGAAAATGGAATTAAGAAATgatttcttaattttaaaaattatttaattgttaccaaaaaatatttaataaaacgctgaatcttttaaaaattaaaataataatttagtcaccaaagaaaataaaaattaagttttCATGGATACTATCCaatattttcttattaataGACCACTTCTAGCCAATTCAAAATGGTAGAATTTTGTTGTTGCTACGGAGCTTTGTTGGTGTTAACTAGAGATGTTTTAAGAATTTGTTTGTTGACAACTCAAATTTTTAAGAACTAATATGTTAATATGTTCACAttttaagattttgtttttttcaaattaagttAGATTAGTCTAGTGGTTAGTTTAAGTAAGTGTAACCTATTGGTTAGTGACAAATCCTTAAATGGAACTTCGATCCACAACGGACTAGTTCTTGATTTGTCGAATCGGAGAATATtgtgaaaaaaacaaaaaagagagaaTTCACTTTTTTGACAtattataaatctaaaaatactgtgtatatatcaaaataaaaaaaaaaatcattatatatttgtatatattatataaatatatatattatttaatttatttttaaagtatattttgtattttaatatatatgttatactattaataaattttggtgTAAATCTTGCATAGTTGTTATAAATAAATGAAGCATCTCCCCAAGACATAACATCGTTAACACATCTCCAATGTTTgatttcatttcaattttattttaagtttcaCAAAATACCatattaggatttttagaactaTATGTCATTGTCATAGTAGTGATTTGAGATTAAATATGAAatctattttt from Arachis duranensis cultivar V14167 chromosome 4, aradu.V14167.gnm2.J7QH, whole genome shotgun sequence encodes:
- the LOC107482525 gene encoding uncharacterized protein LOC107482525, with translation MMMMTIMKNYGGGWVLGGVVAVVSFTVMLLLVLLRQRKRFVLHPFLTPSSSPSTSLSVSDSTNPNLRTSKFVTDADLKFLIETLDEKLNESDKWEDVIDKRNQQLCYTLFLLVLQNGPLKYLSVTIFNDISSEMLRNFYMDNDYRKQWDKTVFEYNQLQAYESKGVEVGRTVKKFPLLRPREYVLSWKLWEGQNKTFYCFMKECEHPLAPRQKKYVRVELFRSGWRIREVPGRNACEITMLHQEDAGLNMEMAKVAFSKGIWNYVCKMDSALRRYSVVSCHLSSSVAISVSLMQKVPPCLEPITSNISGAHSGTLQFHDQAADESRVRMISRWSSRKLLANSILILGGAFCLSRGHSSLGAKVVMAYILTKLTKRGGGPKTNQSKQS